The DNA segment GCGCCTGAGTATCGAGCAGGGAGATCTGAGCCTGCGAGAGTCGGGCTCCGTCCGCCCGTCCCAAGGCGCACAGCCCGGTCTGGCGCGCGGCAGGCTGGGCACAGCAGGCTGCGGCAGCGACGGCGGAGTCCGCGGAGATCCCAAGATCCGTAAGCGGGTACTGGGGGAGGTCACAGGACGGGGCGGCGGAGAGAATCGAGAGCTTCGTGTGGCGGGTGGGAGTGGGATAGAAGGTTGCAGAACCAGTTGGGGAGCGGCAGAAGGACAGAAGAGCTCAGAGGGGGCAGTGGGCGACTGCAAAGCACTGGGGTCTGGAGTGGTGAGAGGGAACCCCTACCTCAAGGAACGGAGCCGACAGCGAGAGGGTCTGGGGAGAAGCGCGGGAGGATGCCCCGCAGCACGATCTGTGCCGTGGTGCGGGGAGCCCACCAGTGCAAAGCTGCGAGCCCCCGTTTGCAGGTTGGGAGGGAGAAGGCTCTGGAGGGGAGTAGGAGGGGCAAAGGGCCTGCGcgctgggggttgggggagggagaaggcggCGCCCGGGGTCTTCACCTTCAGGTTCTCAGGCAActgaggcaggggcgggggggagcGGTGGTCTGAGAAAGACGGAGGAGAGGAGGCCGGGCGGGGTCTTGGAGGAGGAATTACAAAACACCACCCAATTTTCAAAATGCGCTGATGAGCGCATCGTCTTTAAAACTTGGCATCCAAACTCTGGCGGGCGTGTCTGATTTCTCCTGGGTTTCCCCGAAACGTGAGGCCGAGCACCGGGCGAACCCGCGGAGTCCCAGGGAGCGCCCGTGAAGCccactttctttgtttttctttttcgttcttttctctttgatttcgtTCTGTAATTCAAATAAAGGCTTTTATGGtggttgtggttttattttttagggATTCCCTCCCTGGCttaccccactccaccccacctctgccctccaATTTACTACTTCGAGGGAAAACCCTAGAAAGAACTTCTTCTGTAGAAAGCGCTGAGGCGGGTTCTCGGCTGCGCCGTCGGAACGAGGCAGAAGCAGCCGTACCTCCGCCCTTGCAAAAAGCGCTCATTTTCTCCCAGTGCAGTATTTTGCCAAACCAGTGTTAATGAACAGCGAGGTGTTCCGGAAGAAAAGAGGGCTCTGCGCCCGCACTGGGCTTCTTCCTACCGCTGAGCGACAAAACGGGAGTGAGGGGATCCCCCTTGCGCGTTCCTGTTTGGTCCGCGGGCTGCGGTGAAGATAAGCACCAGAGGCCGCCTCAGGGCTCGGGACCAGCCAGTGCGCAGCTCTGAGCTGCGGTGGGGTGGGGACACGAAGCAGGCACTTCTGGAATCCTTGCGGGGGGGTTCCAGTTTCCTCTCTTTCGCCCCTATTTCTTTCGTCTCAGATTAAGTTGCACAAGGCTTCGCTCCCCCTCCCTCGGTTTTCCCGTTTAGGTTGCCTCGGAAATGGTAAGTGGGCTTCCAGGAGTGTGTCATCCCTTTGGAGGAGGCTTATAAGGACGGTCTGTAATTACATGCCCTTCTCAGAATGGGAGAGCGCTAATTTCTTCTTTCGCTTAGGTTGAGGCTTCCAGACATCCCTCCAGGCTCTGCCTTGCCGCCCTCCCCTCTCCAGCTTTCCTCAATAGCTTCTTTAACTCTAGCtcttcctgctctgcctccccctccccacaccccctccccaagACTTCCCATTGTGTGTTTCTCTGAAAATGACAGCAGCATGACCATTTCCTCACAGGGCTTCTGCGCTCACTGCCCTCTGTGTCAGGTTCGCTTCTCTCCCAGAGATGACATTGCTTATAAGGAAAATGGTGGGCAAAGGACAGGCGTCCCGAGCCTGGCTGTGCATCAGAACGCCCTGGAACgtgtttgtaaataaaaataaagaacacaacTGCGTTTCTGTAAAAGAATTCGAAACCGTGCCTAGAGCAGCTGGCCTTTTCCTCCACCTGCAATCTGTAGATTTCCATACTCTAACCATTTACTCTCCTCTgtgtttcctcctccctcccccatgtGTTTTTCAGGCAACATTTTTGTGGTCAGCCTCTCTGCGGCCGATATGCTGGTGGCCATCTACCCCTATCCTCTCATGCTGCACACCATGTCCATTGGAGGATGGGATCTGAGCCAGTTCCAGTGCCAGATGGTCGGGTTCATCACAGGGCTGAGTGTGGTCGGTTCCATCTTCAATATCCTGGCCATCGCCATCAACCGGTACTGCTACATCTGCCACAGCCTCCAATATGAACGCATCTTCAGCGTGCGCAACACCTGTATCTACCTGGTGGTCACCTGGATCATGACCGTCCTGGCTGTGCTGCCCAACATGTACATCGGCACCATCGAGTATGATCCTCGCACCTACACCTGCATCTTCAACCACCTGGACAACCCTGTCTTTGCCGTGACCATCGTCTGCATCCACTTCGTCCTCCCTCTCCTCATAGTGGGTTTCTGCTACACAAGAATCTGGACCAGAGTGCTGGCGGCCCGTGACCCGGCTGGACAGAATCCCGAGAACCAACTTGCTGAGGTTCGCAATTTTCTAACCATGTTTGTGATTTTCCTCCTCTTTGCAATGTGCTGGTGCCCAATCAATGTGCTCACTGTCTTGGTAGCTCTCAGTCCGAAGGAGATGGCAAGCAAGATCCCCAATTGGCTTTATCTTGCAGCCTACTTCATAGCCTACTTCAACAGCTGCCTCAATGCTGTGATCTATGGGCTCCTCAATGAGAATTTCCGACGCGAatactggaccatcttccatgctATGCGGCACCCTATCCTGTTCCTCTCTGGCCTCATCACTGATATCCGTGAGATGCAGGAGGCTCGTGCCCTGGCTCGAGCCCGTGCTCGTGCCCGTGCCCAAGCCCACGGACAAGCCCATGAGCAAGACAGTGCCCTTGTCTGTCCTGCTGTGGAGGGAACCCCGATGGGTGTCCGGAATGTTCCACTACCCGGTGCTGCTGCAGCTGGCCACCTTAACCATGCCTCTGGCCACCCCAAGTCCCATTCCAGGTCTGCCTCTGCATACCGTAAGCCTTCCTCTAGCCACTACAAGTCTGTCCCTAGCCACTCCAAGACTGCCTCTGGCCGCCCCAAGTCTTCCACAATCTACCCTAAGCCTGCCTTGGTCCACTTCAAGGCTGATTCTGTCCATTTCAAGCCTTCCTCTGTCCATTACAAGCCCACTTGCAGTCACCCCAAGCCTATTGCTGGTCTCCACCGCTCTGTTGGCAAGCCTGCTCTCAGCCCTGCCGCCAGGCACCCTACACCCCCCACTGGCTACATCAAGCCTGCTGCCAGCTATCCTGAGCCTACTGCTGTCGGCTATCTGGATCCTGTTGTCTCTGACCACCCTGAGCCTGCCACTACCAGCCACGCTGAGCCCACTGCTGTTGGCCACTCTGAGTTCTCTGCCTCCCAATACCTGGAGACCACTAACGCCAGTCACCTGGAGTCTGATGTTAGTGACCTCTCTGAGTCTGCTTCCAGTCCCATTACTGGGTCCCCCAAGCCTAAGGCCAGCCAGCTGGAGTCTGCTGCTGCCCTTCCTGACCCTACTGTAGTCGCCACTGCCACCAACGATTCCCATGAGGTTATGGTTATTGATGTTGAAGATGATTCTGATGAAATGGCGGTGTGAAAATGCTCTTGGCAGCTGGCCAGGCAGTGGTCCCCCTCTCCAGTTTGATTTGCCTATGTAATCCAAAATGAGATCCCTACTGCATTTACACAAGGACAGAGACACAGCTGGACGCTGACCCGCTGACGTGGTCAAAGCTTTCAGGCATACTTCTCCTTGACATCGTGTCctgtaaagaacaaaaacaaaaacaaaatacctgTGCGTGTGTGCGCTTGCAACTTTACAGACAAGATTTTCCTTAAGAAAATCTGTTGTTTCTGCTATGGTTGACCTTCCGTAATCCCTGCGATTTAAGACTTTGCTTTTTCTTCCCATTCCTGTGTCACTCTTTCTCacctttcctccttttctctgcctTGATCCTGCTTTCTTCTCCTACTCCCTGAGGTGTGGGGGAGGAGTGCATGCGCAATGGTCAAAGTGTCCTGGTGAAGGCTTCTGTGAACCCAATGTGACCGCAGCCTTCTCTTTGTCAGTGCGTGACTCTATTGTATTTCAAGGGCAGTCAGAAAAGCAGTTGTGATCAAGTGCAAGTACTAGAAAGCTTCTCTTGTAAATCTCAGCAACAAAATATGACCCATGTCTGAAGAATAGAATTTGATAATATcttattaaaataaagttttctgCCTATGAGATCATATGGCAGAAGGAAAGACACGGTTACACCAGTTCGTGTTTTGTGAAAATTCAAACATCACTGCTGATTTTATAGTCAAACATGGTTATGAATGATGAgatgtttttgctttatttgtttttggtgtatattttttaatgttttccagGACTTTCTTTCATTTACTTCCATAGAAACAAATCTATTAATGAATCAGTTTCTGCTAAAATCCAAACATATGGTTGCTAGGACCAATTATAGTCatgcttttaatatattttataactacttttttttttttacctcagccaaat comes from the Oryctolagus cuniculus chromosome X, mOryCun1.1, whole genome shotgun sequence genome and includes:
- the GPR50 gene encoding melatonin-related receptor encodes the protein MGPTLAVPTPFGCIGCKLPQPDYPPALITFMFCAMVITIVVDLIGNSMVILAVTKNKKLRNSGNIFVVSLSAADMLVAIYPYPLMLHTMSIGGWDLSQFQCQMVGFITGLSVVGSIFNILAIAINRYCYICHSLQYERIFSVRNTCIYLVVTWIMTVLAVLPNMYIGTIEYDPRTYTCIFNHLDNPVFAVTIVCIHFVLPLLIVGFCYTRIWTRVLAARDPAGQNPENQLAEVRNFLTMFVIFLLFAMCWCPINVLTVLVALSPKEMASKIPNWLYLAAYFIAYFNSCLNAVIYGLLNENFRREYWTIFHAMRHPILFLSGLITDIREMQEARALARARARARAQAHGQAHEQDSALVCPAVEGTPMGVRNVPLPGAAAAGHLNHASGHPKSHSRSASAYRKPSSSHYKSVPSHSKTASGRPKSSTIYPKPALVHFKADSVHFKPSSVHYKPTCSHPKPIAGLHRSVGKPALSPAARHPTPPTGYIKPAASYPEPTAVGYLDPVVSDHPEPATTSHAEPTAVGHSEFSASQYLETTNASHLESDVSDLSESASSPITGSPKPKASQLESAAALPDPTVVATATNDSHEVMVIDVEDDSDEMAV